A single genomic interval of Anomaloglossus baeobatrachus isolate aAnoBae1 unplaced genomic scaffold, aAnoBae1.hap1 Scaffold_483, whole genome shotgun sequence harbors:
- the LOC142281756 gene encoding mitogen-activated protein kinase-binding protein 1-like — translation MCDGLSPIQHRDSDKRLSTKDSTEWKSLDTKTVQSTRESVTTAGPAANLDHGKIAGLLSETFVMVKRELDSLKDADPEPEMHEDSSPQKEDHKEKLEPSASRGPRQLGDDKTLALRQQYLELLLQAVEKRMDKKL, via the exons ATGTGTGACGGACTATCCCCAATTCAACACAGAGATTCTGACAAGAGACTTTCTACTAAGGATTCTACAGAGTGGAAGTCACTTGACACAAAGACAGTTCAATCGACAAGAGAATCG GTGACCACAGCCGGCCCAGCGGCAAACTTGGATCATGGCAAGATAGCAGGTCTCCTGTCCGAAACATTCGTCATGGTAAAGAGGGAGCTGGATTCCTTAAAAGATGCCGATCCTGAGCCTGAAATGCACGAAGACTCGTCTCCGcagaaggaggatcacaaggaaaagcTTGAACCTTCAGCGTCGCGTGGGCCCCGGCAATTGGGTGACGATAAGACGCTCGCCCTCCGGCAGCAGTACTTGGAACTGTTACTCCAAGCAGTGGAAAAAAGGATGGACAAAAAACTTTAA